The Acinonyx jubatus isolate Ajub_Pintada_27869175 chromosome D1, VMU_Ajub_asm_v1.0, whole genome shotgun sequence genome includes a window with the following:
- the RPS13 gene encoding 40S ribosomal protein S13, with the protein MGRMHAPGKGLSQSALPYRRSVPTWLKLTSDDVKEQIYKLAKKGLTPSQIGVILRDSHGVAQVRFVTGNKILRILKSKGLAPDLPEDLYHLIKKAVAVRKHLERNRKDKDAKFRLILIESRIHRLARYYKTKRVLPPNWKYESSTASALVA; encoded by the exons ATGGGTCGCATGCACGCTCCCGG GAAGGGCCTGTCCCAGTCGGCTCTGCCTTACCGCCGCAGCGTGCCCACC TGGCTGAAGTTGACGTCCGACGACGTGAAGGAGCAGATCTACAAACTGGCCAAAAAGGGCCTGACTCCCTCACAAATCg GTGTGATCCTGAGAGACTCCCATGGTGTTGCACAAGTACGTTTTGTGACAGGCAATAAAATTTTGAGAATTCTTAAGTCCAAAGGACTTGCGCCTGATCTTCCTGAGGACCTCTACCATTTGATTAAGAAAGCTGTTGCTGTTCGAAAGCATCTTGAGAGGAACAGAAAA GATAAGGATGCTAAATTCCGACTGATTCTTATCGAGAGCCGTATTCACCGGTTGGCTCGATATTATAAGACCAAACGAGTCCTCCCCCCAAATTGGAAATA cgAGTCATCCACAGCCTCTGCCCTGGTTGCATAA